One part of the Lytechinus pictus isolate F3 Inbred chromosome 3, Lp3.0, whole genome shotgun sequence genome encodes these proteins:
- the LOC135153727 gene encoding plexin-B2-like: MTHGYGLKLATLVLCLLHFTPPIYSAPLSSYLVSFFTPPDADSDLPFNHITINNITGDVYIGARERLYQLNSDLTLKHAVDTGSCPSPDEDNTDNNKLLVVAPSPEDKLITCGGCDGYCETRSFTNISHDVVRYDSSGTQLVVTTSDAPIVGAVVLGADYQSNGVGTADDGLYLFTGISDASVSLPSISKHNIDDLSHGQRVTEPQASFPQNIFKHLIPYMENLYYFMSRGNNQKSAYLGRLCRNSLDETLSSYTEILLQCGTYSEIQSGNIGATGSQLANSFSMESADDLLYAVFGSDSSSALCIYKMSDVEQSFDDAAKGCSQSGDNRGTENNYLQDSSCNSVSVNVK; encoded by the coding sequence ATGACTCATGGATATGGTTTGAAGCTGGCGACCTTGGTACTCTGCCTGCTTCACTTCACTCCACCCATCTACTCAGCCCCACTCTCCTCCTACTTGGTATCATTCTTTACTCCTCCTGATGCTGACTCCGACCTACCATTCAACCACATCACCATCAACAACATCACAGGAGATGTCTATATTGGAGCAAGGGAGAGACTCTATCAACTGAACTCAGACCTGACTCTCAAACACGCCGTAGATACCGGATCATGCCCTTCTCCAGATGAAGATAACACCGATAATAATAAGCTTCTAGTGGTAGCTCCATCACCTGAGGATAAACTCATCACATGTGGTGGCTGTGATGGTTACTGTGAGACAAGAAGCTTTACTAATATATCACATGATGTAGTGAGATATGACTCTTCTGGTACTCAGCTTGTAGTGACCACATCAGATGCACCTATAGTTGGAGCTGTGGTGTTGGGTGCTGACTATCAAAGCAATGGTGTTGGTACTGCAGATGATGGATTGTACTTATTTACGGGGATCAGTGATGCGTCAGTGAGCTTACCATCTATCTCAAAGCACAATATTGATGACTTGAGTCACGGACAACGGGTGACAGAACCTCAAGCTTCTTTcccacaaaatattttcaaacatttgaTACCTTACATGGAAAACCTCTACTATTTCATGTCTAGGGGAAACAATCAGAAGAGTGCATACTTGGGGCGACTGTGTCGTAATTCATTAGACGAAACATTGTCATCCTACACAGAGATACTTCTACAGTGTGGAActtatagtgagatccaatcaGGTAATATAGGAGCAACTGGATCCCAGCTTGCTAATTCATTCAGCATGGAGAGTGCTGATGATCTTCTGTACGCTGTATTCGGAAGTGATAGTTCTTCTGCTCTATGCATCTATAAGATGAGCGATGTAGAGCAGAGCTTTGATGATGCTGCCAAGGGATGTAGCCAATCAGGAGATAACAGAGGAACAGAGAACAACTACCTTCAAGATAGTTCATGTAATAGTGTAAGTGTAAATGTCAAGTAA
- the LOC129256529 gene encoding plexin-B2-like codes for MTQGYGSKLVILVCLLHFTQPIYSAPLSSYLVSSFTPPDADSDLPFNHITFNNITGDVYIGARERLYQLNTDLTPKHTIDTGSCQPDKNDIINTNNIRLLVVAPSPEDMLITCGGCDGFCETRSLNNISHDVVRYDSSGTQYVVTRSDAPVVGAVVLSADYQDDGVGTADDGLYLFTGISDATPNFPSISKHNIDELTHGQRVTAPQASSPQNIFKHLIPFMENLYYLMSRGNSQKNAYLGRLCRNSLDEALSSYTEILLQCGTYSEIQSGLIGEAGSQLADSFSLESTDDLLYAVFGSDSSSALCIYKMSDVEQSFDGAAKGCSQSGDNRGTENNYLQGSSCNRVSVNVK; via the coding sequence ATGACTCAAGGATACGGTTCGAAGCTGGTGATCTTGGTGTGCCTGCTTCATTTCACTCAACCCATCTACTCAGCTCCACTCTCCTCCTACCTGGTATCATCCTTTACTCCTCCTGATGCTGACTCGGACTTACCATTCAACCACATCACTTTCAACAACATCACTGGAGATGTCTACATCGGAGCACGGGAGAGACTCTATCAACTCAACACAGATCTGACACCGAAACACACCATAGATACTGGATCATGTCAACCagataaaaatgatatcattaataCCAATAATATTAGGCTTCTGGTGGTAGCTCCATCACCTGAGGATATGCTCATCACATGCGGTGGGTGTGACGGTTTTTGTGAGACAAGGAGCTTGAATAATATATCACATGATGTAGTGAGATATGACTCTTCTGGTACTCAGTATGTGGTTACGAGATCAGATGCACCTGTAGTTGGAGCTGTAGTGTTGAGTGCGGACTACCAGGATGATGGAGTTGGTACTGCAGATGATGGATTGTACTTATTTACGGGGATCAGTGATGCAACACCAAACTTTCCATCTATATCAAAGCACAATATTGATGAATTGACTCATGGACAACGGGTGACAGCACCTCAAGCTTCTTCCccacaaaacatttttaaacatttgatCCCCTTCATGGAAAATCTCTACTATCTCATGTCTAGGGGAAACAGTCAGAAGAATGCATACTTGGGGCGACTGTGCCGTAATTCATTAGACGAAGCATTGTCATCCTACACAGAGATACTTCTACAGTGTGGAACTTATAGTGAGATCCAGTCAGGTCTTATCGGAGAAGCAGGATCCCAGCTAGCTGATTCCTTCAGCTTGGAGAGTACTGACGATCTTCTGTATGCTGTATTTGGTAGTGATAGTTCATCTGCTCTTTGCATCTATAAGATGAGTGATGTAGAGCAGAGTTTTGACGGTGCTGCCAAGGGATGTAGCCAATCAGGAGATAACAGAGGAACAGAGAACAACTATCTTCAAGGTAGTTCATGTAATAGAGTAAGTGTAAATGTCAAGTAA
- the LOC135153796 gene encoding putative nuclease HARBI1, which yields MAAARPIAPGRLLHLLSLRRQIQNVQDRHVILMALLIRRRQRHARQRRRWWVKPWIERRVLFGQYDNLMTELQRECQGDFLNYMRMPPETFLELLQRITTRIEKSYRYRQPLDPGLKLAITLRYLATGNSYKTLQYAFRVAHNTISLFIPEVCQAIISEYQDEVFSCPTTPDEWREVARTYADRWNFHHVCGALDGKHVAIRNPPGSGTIYYNYKGFYSLILLALVDGNYKFLWADVGNPGSSSDAQVFNHSPLRRGLENGTLGLPDPEPLPDDDRDTPYFLIGDDAFPLRTWMQKPYSNREQTDEERIFNYRLSRARRVVENSFGILAHRWRCLLSTLQLDPEKARTVIMACMCLHNLMRDRFPGLQNIDVDREDELGNHIPGA from the coding sequence ATGGCTGCTGCTCGACCAATAGCTCCTGGGAGGCTCTTGCATTTGCTAAGTCTGAGAAGGCAAATCCAAAACGTTCAAGACAGACATGTCATATTGATGGCCTTACTCATCCGTAGACGTCAAAGACATGCAAGGCAAAGAAGAAggtggtgggtcaaaccctgGATTGAGAGACGTGTACTGTTTGGACAGTATGATAATCTGATGACGGAGTTGCAGAGAGAATGTCAGGGTGACTTCCTGAACTACATGAGGATGCCACCAGAAACGTTCCTTGAACTGTTGCAGCGCATCACTACGAGGATAGAGAAGTCCTATCGCTACCGGCAGCCACTGGATCCTGGGCTCAAACTGGCCATCACCTTGAGATATCTTGCGACCGGCAACAGCTACAAAACCCTGCAGTATGCCTTCCGTGTTGCCCATAATACGATCTCTCTGTTTATACCAGAGGTGTGCCAGGCCATCATCAGTGAATACCAAGATGAAGTATTTTCCTGTCCAACTACCCCAGATGAATGGAGAGAAGTGGCACGGACTTACGCTGACAGATGGAACTTTCATCATGTCTGTGGAGCCTTGGACGGAAAACACGTGGCCATCAGAAATCCACCAGGCTCTGGTACGATCTACTACAACTACAAGGGTTTCTACAGCCTCATCCTCTTGGCCCTAGTTGATGGCAATTACAAGTTCCTCTGGGCTGACGTTGGTAATCCCGGTTCATCATCGGATGCCCAGGTCTTCAACCACAGCCCGCTGAGACGTGGACTGGAGAATGGTACTCTTGGCCTGCCAGATCCAGAGCCCCTGCCAGATGATGACCGAGACACCCCTTACTTCTTAATTGGGGACGACGCCTTCCCTCTCAGGACATGGATGCAGAAGCCGTACTCCAACCGTGAGCAGACCGACGAGGAGAGAATCTTCAACTACCGTCTCTCGAGGGCTCGCCGTGTGGTGGAGAACAGCTTTGGCATCCTTGCACATCGCTGGAGATGCTTGTTGAGTACCCTACAGCTTGATCCAGAAAAAGCCAGGACAGTCATTATGGCCTGCATGTGCCTCCACAACCTAATGAGAGATCGTTTTCCTGGGCTTCAGAACATTGACGTTGACCGTGAAGATGAGTTGGGCAACCACATCCCTGGGGCATAA